A part of Melittangium boletus DSM 14713 genomic DNA contains:
- a CDS encoding choice-of-anchor D domain-containing protein: protein MGAPLAAPVDPVIWREGGDAGGLDGGGPSNSQNCLQCDGVTTYRCPSVGASDDFWKRPIQGLVIPDGARIVGVQAKVYGASVLGSGTTSVPVLFNNLPLGTISSRNRNCNSGTPKVCDGDAGVVLLTSDAGEDVIANSWKTDGGNQLIFQPSSSNYCLSHLQLTLQLEKRILQVLPDGLDFGNQGKGKRSGYRTVTVSNQGAAPLEVSGVAVTLNGGVTTNAPFKINEIRDPVDGGTLDAPFTLQEGEFKDIVLSFIPDHLGAAEGYNLAIDSNSEQATTNVPLLGRGVDFFVDISSPDGGDFGPVRVGQHREFPVKVRNIDSQELSIESIDLDIDGSGVGLSFQSDAGTPFTLPQGAEHSLVLKFDPIAPGEVSGTLRVISKDAIDASTTTEAVFTGEGVEPHLVFTPDAGLDFGEVTAGEVNMQNMMIRNTGSEGLTLQSVRVRDNPDAFQLVSAPDGSVPLPADGGSLALTVRFLSPEDAGNVSGSLEFVSTDGGIAPVLYSLMGKSVRPDLVLEPVDGGAFGDVRVHTTPQKTVTLRNQGTGNIHINTVQLVGGASLFDLDGGTSNFDLPGDGGFRNFTVRFKPTTETGTTPVQGEIQVASAYSRFNPLPYSVSGRGVRPELVFTPTDGGSFGEVRVGQSPQRKVTLWNKGSGSIQINQVGLSVDSSPLFSLDAGTSGFTLAADAGQDLWVGFHPGAETGGIVAGAITVSSDDAGFNPTPYPLSGMGVQPVLAISADGGSDFGDVLVNNTPTKQVTIRNTGSQDIVIKTVTLTDNALFAVVSPPSNFSLVKGGGQRNVTVRFSPTVATSLQEGTLAFTSEDTQLGLVEYKLQGRGVRPDLVVEPADGGMFDDVRVGKTAYRTVKIKNNGTTDVTVTSVAVLNNSHFLADAGAGSFPLTRDGGSRDLTLRFAPTDDNVIEEGQLSFATNPSGFQPALFPLRGRGVQPRVELTPASEELDFEEVRVNTDGGATRLVQLRNRGTGPIALSDIRLEGDPAYTLEPVLSPPYPTLPALDGGLTLTVRYSPVVQEPAAATTLTLASEDETFGTHEIQIHGQGVRPTLQVDAGLVAFPNQTVGEWSAYRNVELRNSGTGTLVVDTFDASGPFELQSAQPLQVTSSAPGSVAVRFKPMSQGAGSGLLTFKTNDPEHSHITVPLSGTGTVGLTVDRDRVAFPDVRNTTQADEPLTLSNNNPVASVTISEVSLNSDQFSVVGLDAGMVINPSSPLPFKVRFKPTVTGNAQGTLTVRSSADNSPHTVQLQGKSTEARLRITLPDFPAGTSSLNFGGVPVDALAQSHTVRFSNAGDATLNLTGVSIVKRLPDGGVLPGNSAFTYSGSLSGELNTDGGAIVSTISFKPSQNTDYSATLVVDTSNGVPLSVDLPLLGQGTAAEISLSGETALSFSPQRVNYPSAARKLYIRNEGSAPLVIQGVSYLEDFYAVASDGGTPFPLTIGSKDTAPLDVVFRPTRTGTRDGGLTFSTNALNTLNPVPVSGQGLDGLLTTDGGTWDVNFGEVELSKDLSSQRAVSVRIHNTGQYALTLLDAGINAQGAEQFRTMYLQPGTVLQPGESTAFNAIFRPLSNGDQNGVLSIFTDSQLRPVEKFQLTGTGVGANILFLPGSSIVRFENTNLGRFNVKPVTIKNDGHRELVIDAISFSKKTLPDGGTMEGDAGGQDFASDFSVERAADGGSVFPIRMDGGEQLEIPLKFTPSGVGYREATATISSNISDKTFEVKGTGTVAELSVEPDGGTLIIDGVMAGSDSRPRQISIVNVGNGPITFTSIALLGSKEFFKIFPDPETMGTQPLPGDGRGRLQFSVVFHPTATNLNASAALRMASDDYSPSVFVNIYGYGTNDPISVENRLDFRAQLINDASPTRLLPVTNNTEADAQLTQVKFDGQDAARFSVVSPSPLKTPYTLRRGEPLTLGLSFNPRTTDKANAKLQLYFAGQNDPYEVELVGEGITPAIVVEPPVLKLGAFRLGDEPLERSFTITNRTGDPITLSKPRVSSQGEPIETSLDLTQPLVLNPNNDPYTVMVRYNPKTETFSQTTVSFTAEGKSWGAVAQIEGTAVRRVLKVTPPTLDFGRVEANKAGSMKLTVTNESPKDQLVSAVLRNSLDSPFTLDASPLANPIPSGQSVELTVGYTPRVAGEVENAVLFRLQGGSDDEAQVSIKGVGNILTINGSGCSCGTTEPGSAGLLLLLALAGQRWRRRRE from the coding sequence ATGGGAGCGCCGCTGGCGGCCCCCGTGGACCCGGTCATCTGGAGAGAAGGAGGGGATGCGGGAGGTCTGGATGGGGGCGGGCCGTCTAACAGCCAGAACTGCCTGCAGTGTGATGGGGTCACGACCTACAGGTGCCCAAGTGTGGGGGCCAGCGATGATTTCTGGAAGAGGCCCATCCAAGGATTGGTCATTCCCGACGGGGCACGGATCGTAGGAGTCCAGGCGAAAGTGTACGGAGCCAGCGTGCTCGGTAGCGGCACGACATCGGTCCCCGTCCTTTTCAATAACCTCCCGCTCGGGACCATTAGCAGTAGAAACCGCAACTGCAACAGCGGCACTCCGAAGGTTTGTGATGGAGATGCAGGCGTCGTGCTCCTCACCTCGGACGCTGGCGAAGACGTTATCGCCAACTCATGGAAGACGGATGGGGGAAATCAGCTCATTTTCCAACCCTCTTCCAGTAATTACTGCCTCTCCCATCTCCAGCTCACGCTTCAGCTTGAAAAGCGAATCCTCCAGGTGTTGCCTGATGGGCTTGATTTTGGAAATCAAGGGAAGGGGAAACGAAGTGGCTACCGAACGGTCACGGTGAGCAATCAAGGAGCGGCGCCGCTCGAAGTCAGTGGTGTTGCTGTCACCCTCAATGGCGGTGTAACCACCAATGCGCCCTTCAAAATCAATGAGATCAGGGATCCGGTTGATGGAGGTACGTTGGATGCGCCGTTTACTCTTCAGGAAGGAGAGTTCAAGGACATCGTCTTGAGCTTCATCCCCGATCATTTGGGGGCGGCTGAAGGGTACAATCTCGCTATTGACAGCAATTCCGAACAAGCCACGACGAATGTCCCCCTGCTTGGCAGAGGAGTGGACTTCTTCGTGGACATCAGTAGTCCGGACGGAGGTGACTTCGGACCGGTCCGGGTGGGCCAGCACCGCGAGTTTCCGGTGAAGGTGCGCAACATCGACTCTCAAGAGCTGTCGATCGAGTCCATCGACCTCGACATCGATGGCTCCGGCGTGGGGTTGTCGTTTCAGTCCGACGCGGGGACGCCCTTCACGCTTCCTCAGGGCGCGGAGCATTCCCTGGTGCTGAAGTTCGACCCGATCGCACCGGGAGAGGTGTCGGGAACCCTGCGCGTCATCAGCAAGGATGCGATTGATGCCTCCACCACGACCGAGGCCGTATTCACGGGCGAAGGGGTGGAGCCCCATCTGGTGTTCACTCCAGACGCGGGGCTGGACTTCGGCGAGGTGACGGCGGGTGAAGTCAACATGCAGAACATGATGATCCGGAACACGGGTTCGGAGGGACTGACCCTCCAGTCCGTGCGGGTCAGGGACAACCCGGATGCGTTCCAGCTCGTGAGCGCACCGGATGGCTCCGTCCCCTTGCCCGCGGATGGTGGGTCACTGGCGCTGACGGTGCGCTTCCTCTCTCCCGAAGATGCGGGAAATGTCTCCGGCTCGCTCGAGTTCGTCAGCACCGATGGAGGCATCGCCCCGGTCTTGTATAGCCTCATGGGCAAGAGCGTCCGGCCCGACCTGGTGCTCGAGCCGGTGGATGGGGGAGCCTTCGGTGATGTCCGGGTCCACACCACGCCCCAGAAGACGGTGACGCTGCGCAACCAGGGCACCGGAAACATCCACATCAATACCGTGCAGCTCGTGGGAGGCGCTTCGCTCTTCGATCTGGATGGAGGGACGAGCAACTTCGATCTGCCCGGGGACGGCGGTTTCCGGAACTTCACGGTGCGGTTCAAGCCCACCACCGAGACGGGCACCACTCCTGTCCAGGGCGAAATCCAGGTCGCCAGTGCCTACTCGCGCTTCAATCCTCTCCCGTATTCCGTGTCGGGACGGGGCGTCCGGCCCGAGCTGGTGTTCACGCCGACGGATGGAGGCAGCTTCGGAGAGGTGCGGGTCGGGCAGAGTCCGCAGCGCAAGGTGACCTTGTGGAACAAGGGCTCGGGCAGCATCCAGATCAACCAGGTGGGGTTGTCGGTCGACTCCAGTCCGCTCTTCTCCTTGGATGCGGGGACGAGCGGCTTCACGCTGGCGGCGGACGCGGGACAGGACCTCTGGGTGGGATTTCATCCCGGCGCCGAGACGGGCGGCATCGTGGCTGGAGCGATCACGGTCTCCAGTGATGACGCGGGTTTCAACCCCACGCCGTATCCGCTCTCGGGCATGGGTGTCCAACCCGTGCTGGCGATCAGCGCGGATGGGGGGAGCGATTTTGGTGACGTGCTGGTCAACAACACGCCCACCAAGCAAGTGACGATCCGCAACACAGGCTCCCAGGACATCGTCATCAAGACGGTGACCCTGACCGACAACGCGCTCTTCGCGGTGGTCAGTCCACCTAGCAACTTCTCGTTGGTGAAGGGCGGGGGACAGCGGAACGTGACCGTGCGGTTCAGTCCGACGGTCGCGACGTCCCTCCAGGAAGGCACCCTGGCCTTCACCAGCGAGGACACGCAGCTCGGCCTCGTGGAGTACAAGCTCCAGGGCAGGGGCGTCAGACCCGATCTGGTGGTCGAGCCCGCCGATGGGGGCATGTTCGACGATGTGCGCGTCGGGAAGACCGCCTACCGGACGGTGAAGATCAAGAACAACGGCACCACGGACGTCACCGTCACCAGCGTGGCGGTGCTCAACAACAGTCACTTCCTGGCGGATGCGGGAGCGGGCAGCTTCCCCCTGACGCGCGATGGGGGTTCTCGCGACCTGACTTTGCGGTTCGCCCCCACGGATGACAATGTCATCGAGGAAGGTCAGCTTTCGTTCGCGACCAATCCCTCGGGCTTCCAGCCCGCCCTCTTCCCGCTCCGGGGCAGGGGCGTTCAACCCCGTGTCGAGTTGACGCCGGCCTCCGAAGAACTCGACTTCGAGGAGGTGCGCGTGAATACGGATGGGGGGGCCACGCGGTTGGTGCAATTGCGCAATCGGGGCACGGGCCCCATCGCCCTCTCCGACATCAGACTGGAGGGAGATCCCGCCTACACGCTCGAGCCGGTGCTGTCGCCGCCGTACCCGACGCTGCCCGCCCTGGATGGAGGCCTGACCCTGACAGTGAGGTACTCGCCGGTGGTTCAGGAGCCCGCCGCCGCCACGACGCTCACGCTCGCCAGCGAGGACGAGACCTTTGGGACCCATGAGATCCAGATCCATGGGCAGGGGGTGAGACCAACCCTCCAGGTGGATGCCGGGTTGGTGGCGTTCCCGAACCAGACCGTGGGCGAGTGGAGTGCATACCGGAACGTGGAGTTGAGGAACTCGGGCACGGGAACGCTCGTCGTCGACACCTTCGATGCCAGCGGCCCGTTTGAACTCCAGTCCGCGCAGCCCCTCCAGGTGACCAGTTCCGCGCCCGGGAGCGTGGCGGTGAGATTCAAGCCCATGAGCCAGGGCGCGGGCTCCGGGTTGCTCACCTTCAAGACCAATGATCCCGAGCATTCCCACATCACGGTTCCCCTCTCGGGAACGGGAACGGTGGGGCTCACGGTGGACCGCGACAGGGTTGCCTTCCCGGATGTCCGCAACACCACCCAGGCGGATGAACCGCTGACCTTGAGCAACAACAACCCGGTCGCGTCCGTCACCATCTCGGAAGTGTCCTTGAATTCCGATCAGTTCAGCGTCGTGGGATTGGACGCGGGCATGGTGATCAACCCGTCCTCCCCTCTGCCGTTCAAGGTGCGCTTCAAGCCCACGGTGACGGGCAACGCCCAGGGAACACTCACGGTGAGGAGCAGCGCGGACAACAGCCCGCATACGGTCCAACTCCAGGGCAAGTCGACCGAGGCGCGGCTGAGGATCACCCTTCCCGATTTTCCGGCGGGGACGAGCTCGCTCAACTTCGGGGGTGTTCCCGTGGATGCCCTGGCCCAATCGCACACGGTGCGCTTCTCCAATGCGGGCGACGCGACGCTCAACCTGACGGGGGTCAGCATCGTCAAGCGCTTGCCGGACGGCGGTGTTCTGCCCGGGAACTCCGCGTTCACCTACTCCGGCTCACTCTCCGGAGAGCTCAACACGGATGGAGGAGCCATCGTCTCGACGATTTCCTTCAAGCCCTCCCAGAACACGGATTACTCCGCGACGCTGGTGGTGGACACCTCGAACGGAGTGCCCTTGTCGGTGGATCTGCCGTTGCTGGGCCAGGGAACCGCCGCGGAGATCAGTCTCTCCGGAGAGACTGCCCTTTCCTTCAGTCCGCAGCGGGTGAACTATCCGAGCGCCGCGCGCAAGCTCTACATCCGGAACGAGGGATCCGCTCCCCTGGTCATCCAGGGCGTGTCGTACCTCGAGGATTTCTATGCCGTGGCGTCGGACGGAGGCACTCCCTTCCCCTTGACCATCGGAAGCAAGGACACCGCTCCCCTCGACGTGGTCTTCAGGCCGACGCGGACGGGCACGCGCGATGGTGGCTTGACGTTCAGCACCAATGCCCTCAATACCCTCAATCCCGTGCCCGTGAGTGGCCAGGGACTGGATGGCCTCCTGACGACGGATGGGGGAACCTGGGACGTCAACTTTGGTGAAGTGGAGCTGTCCAAGGACTTGTCCAGCCAGCGGGCTGTCTCCGTGCGGATTCACAACACGGGCCAGTACGCGCTGACCTTGTTGGACGCGGGAATCAACGCCCAGGGAGCGGAGCAGTTCCGGACCATGTACCTCCAGCCGGGGACTGTGTTGCAGCCAGGTGAATCCACGGCCTTCAACGCGATCTTCAGACCCTTGAGCAATGGAGATCAGAACGGTGTCTTGAGCATCTTCACGGACTCCCAGCTCAGGCCTGTCGAGAAGTTCCAACTGACGGGCACGGGAGTGGGCGCGAACATCCTCTTCCTGCCGGGTTCCAGCATTGTCCGGTTCGAAAACACCAACCTGGGCCGCTTCAACGTCAAGCCCGTGACGATCAAGAACGACGGGCATCGGGAGCTCGTCATCGACGCAATCTCGTTCAGCAAGAAGACGCTACCCGATGGGGGGACGATGGAAGGAGACGCGGGAGGCCAAGACTTCGCCTCGGACTTCAGCGTGGAGCGCGCCGCGGATGGGGGGAGCGTCTTCCCGATTCGAATGGATGGGGGAGAGCAGCTTGAGATCCCCTTGAAGTTCACTCCGTCGGGCGTGGGCTACCGCGAGGCCACGGCCACCATCTCCTCGAACATCAGCGATAAGACGTTCGAGGTCAAGGGAACGGGAACCGTTGCGGAACTGAGCGTCGAGCCCGACGGTGGGACGCTCATCATCGACGGAGTCATGGCGGGCTCCGATTCCCGCCCCAGGCAGATCTCCATCGTGAACGTGGGCAATGGACCCATCACTTTCACGAGCATCGCCTTGTTGGGTAGCAAGGAGTTCTTCAAGATCTTTCCCGATCCGGAGACGATGGGAACTCAACCCCTCCCGGGAGATGGGCGAGGCCGCTTGCAGTTCAGCGTAGTGTTCCACCCGACCGCGACGAATCTCAATGCCTCGGCGGCGTTGAGGATGGCCTCGGACGACTACAGTCCGTCCGTGTTCGTGAACATCTACGGTTATGGAACGAACGACCCGATCTCGGTCGAGAACCGTTTGGATTTCCGGGCGCAACTCATCAACGATGCGTCTCCAACACGTTTGCTGCCGGTGACCAACAACACGGAGGCCGATGCGCAGCTGACCCAGGTCAAGTTCGACGGGCAGGACGCCGCGAGATTCTCGGTGGTGTCCCCCTCGCCGCTGAAAACACCGTACACGCTGCGCCGGGGCGAGCCGTTGACACTTGGCCTGAGTTTCAATCCGCGGACCACGGACAAGGCGAATGCCAAGCTCCAGTTGTACTTCGCGGGGCAGAACGACCCCTACGAAGTGGAGTTGGTGGGCGAGGGAATCACGCCGGCGATCGTGGTCGAGCCTCCGGTGTTGAAGCTCGGTGCGTTCCGGTTGGGGGATGAGCCTCTCGAACGGTCATTCACCATCACGAACCGGACCGGTGATCCCATCACGTTGAGCAAGCCGAGGGTCTCTTCCCAGGGTGAGCCCATCGAGACGAGCCTGGATTTGACCCAGCCCCTGGTGCTCAATCCCAACAACGATCCGTATACCGTCATGGTCCGCTACAATCCCAAGACCGAGACCTTCTCCCAGACCACGGTGTCCTTCACGGCGGAAGGCAAGTCATGGGGGGCGGTGGCGCAGATCGAGGGCACGGCGGTGAGGCGCGTCCTGAAGGTCACTCCTCCCACCTTGGACTTTGGACGCGTCGAGGCCAACAAGGCGGGGAGCATGAAGCTCACCGTCACCAATGAATCCCCCAAGGATCAGCTCGTGTCGGCGGTGCTGAGAAACAGCCTGGACTCGCCGTTCACATTGGATGCGAGTCCATTGGCCAATCCCATTCCCTCTGGACAGAGTGTCGAGCTCACGGTCGGCTACACCCCCCGGGTGGCCGGTGAGGTGGAGAACGCGGTTCTGTTCCGGTTGCAGGGGGGCTCCGATGACGAGGCGCAGGTTTCCATCAAGGGAGTGGGCAACATCCTGACCATCAACGGCAGCGGGTGTTCGTGTGGCACGACGGAGCCGGGGAGCGCCGGACTGCTCTTGCTCCTGGCCCTCGCTGGCCAACGCTGGCGGCGGAGGCGGGAGTAG
- a CDS encoding Ig-like domain-containing protein, whose product MKPTRVFPLLPALLWLAGCTDDPTPPGPVDEQPRLEEVRVTCAPTALVLGQSAQCSASARDQKGQPFAISSYTWTSSDSALAQVDASGKVVAHAPGSVSIRASATSGDSTRQGEASLSLSPRPPTVHSTSISASETWTLADSPHEVRGQLSITDGATLSLQPGVVVLFAPDAELRVAQGALLAPGSSAQPISLVAPDSSAQGAWRGLVFASEGSASRLEHVSLRGCGQPSGEGACLVLRDKASPVLLDVSVDKSGSLGVLVADDGSSFGPDSARLSVSGSSGFALRLAANHADSLPLGGTFSGNGRDAVLLAGDVTRSLSWPNPGVPFVILQRIHVELPVDNLIATLTLTPGTTLRFGPEGELALGGGTYLGDLVSEGTADAPILFTSDSASPQPGQWRGLHLGPYITPATRLVHTTVEYAGASGSPRGGTANLNLYGDSGFCGPCPVLQDVTLRKGSGLGLLLNEFARFDPSSTRLTVRDNGGYALSMDSNEVRSLPSQSTYSGNATEGVLLKGFVADSQSWPKLDAPYVIDTVLQLGVQYAPAPTLTLAPGTELRFNLNAEILIGPDVDSPGVLVAKGTAAEPIRFVASHPTSYGANWRGIHIWWGGDSQFDHVLVSHAGANGRRATANINVYRNPAPSITNSQFNWAVCALMTSNKDSGNNQNVTMDYTLPEYNNSFANNDINNQCSY is encoded by the coding sequence ATGAAGCCCACCCGCGTTTTCCCCCTGCTGCCGGCGCTCCTGTGGCTCGCCGGGTGCACCGATGATCCCACACCACCTGGACCGGTGGACGAGCAGCCAAGGCTGGAGGAGGTGAGGGTGACGTGCGCGCCCACGGCCCTGGTGCTCGGCCAGAGCGCCCAGTGCAGCGCGAGCGCCCGCGACCAGAAGGGCCAGCCCTTCGCCATCTCCTCCTATACCTGGACGAGCAGCGACAGCGCCCTGGCCCAGGTAGACGCCTCGGGCAAGGTGGTGGCCCACGCCCCGGGCTCCGTCTCCATCCGTGCCAGCGCCACCTCGGGCGACTCCACTCGCCAGGGCGAGGCCTCCCTGTCTCTCTCCCCCCGTCCTCCCACCGTCCACTCCACCTCCATTAGCGCCTCGGAAACGTGGACTCTGGCCGACAGCCCCCACGAGGTGCGCGGCCAACTCTCCATTACCGACGGCGCCACCCTCTCCCTGCAGCCCGGTGTCGTCGTCCTCTTCGCTCCGGACGCCGAGCTGCGCGTGGCCCAGGGCGCCCTCCTGGCCCCGGGCTCCTCCGCCCAACCCATCTCCCTGGTGGCCCCGGACTCCTCCGCCCAGGGCGCCTGGCGTGGCCTGGTGTTCGCCTCCGAGGGCAGCGCTTCCCGTCTGGAGCACGTCTCCCTGCGCGGTTGTGGCCAGCCCTCCGGCGAGGGCGCCTGCCTCGTCCTGCGCGACAAGGCCTCCCCCGTCCTCCTCGACGTCTCCGTGGACAAGAGCGGCTCGCTCGGCGTGCTTGTCGCCGATGACGGCAGCTCCTTCGGCCCTGACTCCGCCCGCCTCTCCGTCTCCGGCAGCTCCGGCTTCGCCCTGCGCCTGGCGGCCAACCACGCCGACTCCCTGCCCCTGGGCGGTACCTTCTCCGGCAATGGCCGCGACGCCGTCCTCCTCGCCGGTGACGTCACCCGCTCCCTCTCCTGGCCCAACCCCGGCGTCCCCTTCGTCATCCTCCAGCGCATCCACGTCGAATTGCCCGTGGACAACCTCATCGCCACCCTCACCCTCACCCCGGGCACCACCCTGCGCTTCGGCCCCGAGGGCGAGCTGGCCTTGGGGGGTGGTACCTACCTGGGGGACCTCGTCTCCGAGGGCACCGCCGACGCCCCCATCCTCTTCACCTCCGACTCGGCCAGCCCCCAGCCCGGCCAGTGGCGCGGCCTGCACCTGGGCCCCTACATCACTCCGGCCACCCGCCTGGTACACACCACCGTCGAGTACGCCGGCGCCTCGGGCAGCCCCAGGGGAGGCACGGCCAACCTCAACCTCTACGGCGATTCAGGCTTCTGTGGCCCCTGCCCCGTCCTCCAGGACGTCACCCTGCGCAAGGGCAGTGGCCTGGGCCTCCTCTTGAATGAGTTCGCGAGGTTCGACCCGAGTTCCACCCGCCTCACCGTGCGCGATAACGGCGGCTACGCCCTCTCCATGGATTCCAACGAGGTCCGCAGCCTGCCCTCCCAGAGCACCTACAGCGGCAATGCCACCGAGGGTGTGCTGCTCAAGGGCTTCGTCGCGGACAGCCAGTCCTGGCCCAAGCTGGACGCTCCCTACGTCATCGACACCGTCCTCCAACTGGGAGTGCAGTATGCCCCCGCTCCGACCCTCACCCTCGCTCCGGGCACCGAGCTGCGCTTCAACCTCAACGCCGAGATACTCATTGGTCCGGACGTTGATAGCCCGGGCGTCCTCGTCGCCAAGGGCACTGCGGCCGAACCCATCCGCTTCGTCGCCAGTCATCCGACGTCATACGGCGCCAACTGGCGCGGCATCCACATCTGGTGGGGCGGGGACAGCCAGTTCGACCACGTGCTCGTCTCGCATGCCGGCGCCAACGGGCGCCGGGCTACCGCCAACATCAACGTCTACCGCAACCCCGCCCCCTCCATCACCAACAGCCAGTTCAATTGGGCGGTATGTGCCCTCATGACGAGCAACAAGGACTCGGGCAACAACCAGAACGTCACCATGGATTACACCCTGCCCGAGTACAACAACTCGTTCGCCAACAACGACATCAACAACCAGTGCAGCTACTGA
- a CDS encoding OmpA family protein — MSLHSSPRGAMAAALLGCSVAWAQSNDQLPGFELERLETNTGRGTLLVGNGELMAPGGLSVNLLGHYQRAPLTLSDGGDQRLQIVRNRATSVFAASYGVLSWLELSAQVPFVVWQEGEPPTSVGLAPLSGQGVGTPLLQARLGLLSRRQRKPVDLSADLGVGLPLGNGLALAGDDGPRFHARVTMGTSLSIFQSSLEAGILFRPRIQIATSALEPASSGASSEVRIGAALATTGRGLRGELGLRAIIASQPAMEVLGGVRLPLLQGLDAFAMAGPGVGTAPGTPLFRVLAGVTFRSEPPPKLSYLDEHADRELQLTLATPTPDQREELVRPTPNWEIGVERSPTQAAVADNTPPQRPYQPGPQERLVLRGEVHFTQGNAELPGVVPLLDQATLRLAEQARVGTILIEGHADKEGGDASNMIVSLRRAQAVRRYLIDQGVPAARIRIRGFGADWPVSATPATEQERQLNRRAEILVITDAEDPLTTQAPIP; from the coding sequence ATGAGCTTACATTCCTCCCCTCGGGGCGCAATGGCCGCGGCGTTGCTGGGCTGCTCGGTGGCCTGGGCCCAGTCCAACGATCAGCTGCCGGGCTTCGAGCTGGAGCGGCTGGAGACGAACACCGGGCGCGGCACCCTGTTGGTGGGCAACGGGGAGCTGATGGCGCCGGGTGGTTTGAGCGTGAACCTGCTGGGGCACTACCAGCGCGCACCGCTCACGCTGAGCGACGGAGGGGATCAACGTCTGCAAATTGTGCGCAACAGGGCAACCTCCGTCTTCGCGGCCAGCTATGGCGTCCTGTCGTGGCTGGAACTGAGCGCCCAGGTCCCCTTCGTGGTCTGGCAGGAGGGAGAGCCCCCGACATCCGTGGGCCTGGCACCACTCTCCGGTCAGGGGGTCGGAACTCCCCTGCTCCAGGCGCGGCTCGGGCTGTTGTCGCGGCGCCAGCGCAAACCCGTGGATCTGTCCGCGGATCTGGGCGTGGGCTTGCCCCTGGGCAATGGGTTGGCGCTGGCCGGGGACGATGGGCCCCGCTTCCATGCACGGGTCACGATGGGAACGAGCCTCAGCATCTTCCAGTCCTCCCTGGAGGCGGGGATCCTGTTCCGGCCCCGGATCCAGATTGCCACCTCCGCGTTGGAGCCCGCCTCCTCGGGAGCGAGTTCGGAGGTCCGGATCGGCGCCGCGTTGGCGACGACGGGCAGGGGCCTCAGGGGCGAGCTCGGCCTGCGGGCCATCATCGCCTCCCAGCCCGCCATGGAAGTGCTCGGAGGCGTGCGGTTGCCGCTCTTGCAGGGTCTAGATGCCTTCGCCATGGCGGGCCCAGGAGTGGGTACCGCCCCCGGAACGCCGCTCTTCCGCGTGCTCGCGGGGGTCACATTCCGCAGTGAGCCGCCGCCCAAGCTGTCGTACCTCGACGAGCACGCGGATCGGGAGCTGCAACTGACCCTGGCCACGCCCACGCCCGACCAACGGGAGGAACTCGTCCGCCCCACTCCGAATTGGGAGATCGGTGTCGAGCGCTCTCCAACACAGGCCGCCGTGGCCGACAACACCCCACCGCAGCGGCCTTATCAGCCGGGGCCTCAAGAGCGGCTCGTTCTGCGGGGTGAGGTCCACTTCACGCAGGGGAACGCGGAGCTGCCAGGCGTGGTGCCCCTGCTCGACCAGGCCACCCTGCGTCTGGCGGAACAAGCCCGGGTGGGAACCATCCTCATCGAGGGGCACGCGGACAAGGAAGGCGGAGACGCGTCCAACATGATTGTGTCTCTGCGCCGGGCTCAGGCGGTGCGCCGCTACCTGATTGATCAAGGGGTTCCCGCCGCGCGAATCCGGATTCGAGGTTTCGGTGCGGACTGGCCGGTGAGCGCCACTCCCGCCACGGAGCAGGAGCGGCAACTCAACCGCCGGGCCGAGATCCTCGTCATCACCGATGCGGAGGATCCCCTCACCACCCAGGCGCCCATTCCCTGA